The proteins below come from a single Malus sylvestris chromosome 3, drMalSylv7.2, whole genome shotgun sequence genomic window:
- the LOC126617207 gene encoding 2-methyl-6-phytyl-1,4-hydroquinone methyltransferase, chloroplastic-like yields MIMLPSLQVAPQERCVTVHSQAFCSYPSSPEPVVLLQPSEKSFSLSSSKLPQPLTGNPSESHFHVSDLHGKQFLKTGFASTARIPKSCARINVPRCSSSISAPRPASQPRFIQHKKEAFWFYRFLSIVYDHVINPGHWTEDMRDEALEPAELTDRRMIVVDVGGGTGFTTLGIVKHVDAKNVTILDQSPHQLAKAKQKEPLKECKIIEGDAEDLPFRTDYADRYVSAGSIEYWPDPQRGIKEAYRVLKLGGKACVIGPVYPTFWLSRFFADVWMLFPKEEEYIEWFQKAGFKDVQLKRIGPKWYRGVRRHGLIMGCSVTGVKPASGDSPLQVFSSGEL; encoded by the exons ATGATCATGTTGCCGTCGCTGCAAGTAGCACCACAAGAACGCTGCGTCACAGTTCACTCGCAAGCATTTTGTTCGTATCCCTCCTCGCCAGAACCTGTGGTGCTCCTTCAACCCTCAGAGAAAAGCTTCTCCCTCTCAAGCTCAAAGCTCCCTCAACCa TTAACTGGAAACCCGAGTGAAAGTCA TTTTCACGTGTCGGATCTTCACGGGAAGCAGTTTCTGAAAACGGGTTTTGCTTCAACCGCAAGAATACCCAAATCTTGCGCTAGAATCAATGTGCCCAGATGCAGCAGCAGCATCTCAGCTCCTCGGCCAGCTTCCCAGCCGAGGTTTATTCAGCACAAGAAGGAGGCTTTCTGGTTCTACAGATTCCTCTCAATTGTGTATGATCATGTTATAAACCCCGGGCATTGGACTGAGGACATGAGGGACGAGGCGCTTGAGCCGGCGGAGCTCACTGATCGGAGAATGATTGTGGTGGATGTTGGTGGCGGCACAGGGTTCACCACTCTGGGGATTGTGAAGCATGTGGATGCCAAGAATGTCACCATTCTTGACCAGTCACCTCACCAGCTTGCCAAGGCGAAACAGAAGGAGCCCTTGAAGGAGTGCAAGATTATTGAGGGTGATGCTGAGGACCTCCCTTTTCGAACTGATTACGCTGATCGATATGTGTCTGCTGGGAG CATCGAGTACTGGCCAGACCCGCAGCGTGGCATCAAGGAAGCATACAGGGTCCTAAAACTCGGAGGAAAAGCATGCGTAATTGGTCCTGTGTACCCAACATTTTGGTTATCTCGTTTCTTTGCCGATGTATGGATGCTTTTCCCAAAGGAGGAAGAGTACATTGAGTGGTTCCAGAAGGCTGGGTTTAAAGATGTCCAGCTGAAAAGAATTGGCCCAAAATGGTATCGTGGGGTTCGCCGCCATGGATTGATCATGGGATGTTCTGTAACAGGCGTTAAACCTGCATCCGGGGATTCGCCCTTACAGGTATTTTCTTCTGGAGAACTCTG